The sequence CCAAAATCGCGGATCCATTGGTTGACCAATTTACCAGCACCTGCCCTTGGGGGATCCAAAATCAAAGTGGCATCCTCTTTCGGTTTCAGAAGTTCTGTGGACATAAAGAGATTGGCGATCTGAAAGGAATGTGATTTTTCCGGATACCGATTTTGGAAAGTTTCTGTGGCAATGGCAATCGAAGATTCCGTTAGTTCATAACCATCGACATTTTCGAAAGAACCACCATATAACAGAGAGAAAAAACCATTTCCACAAAATAAATCGATCAGATTTTTTCCAGATTTTGGTAACCGTTCTTTGATAAAAGAGAGAATCGGTAAAAAACCTTTTGGGTTTGGTTGGAAAAATGAATCAAAAGGAATCTGAAAAGTTTCCCCTAGAACTTGTTCTGTAAACGTAGATTTACCTCTTAAAATTTCGGGCCTTCCGAAAGCAGAAACTTCCGATTTGGGTCTGTTGTAACAAAAGAGTAAAGATTCTTGGGGAAGGGATGTCAAACAAAGGTTACGAAATTTTTCCATGGAAGGGTGTGATTCGTATCCATCTGTAAAAGTAAAAATTAAAATTCCATCCTCTGTGTTCTGCGCCTTTCTGATGGTGAGGTATTTGAGTCCACCTTCTTCATTTTTACGATCCCAGATCACTTCTGGCATTTGATTGAGTACAGATTGTACGTTTTTTAAAGCTTCATTGGCCCAGTGAGATTGGATGGAACAAGATGTGATGGGAACTACCTTTCGAAAGTTTCCTCTTTGCCTTTGTCCAATGATCGGTCCAGGGAAAACGGAAAAATCCATTCGAGATCTGTATTCATAAATTTGTTCAG is a genomic window of Leptospira brenneri containing:
- a CDS encoding class I SAM-dependent RNA methyltransferase — encoded protein: MDKVIVESLDSDFSGIVTAPNGKKVNVFFAYPGDELHVEYVKRRPRQRSLRIQETIRNHDWKLVSCDVFGECGGCTGQHIDYKQQLELKFSPILQAFQKDLGISIHPLPSEQIYEYRSRMDFSVFPGPIIGQRQRGNFRKVVPITSCSIQSHWANEALKNVQSVLNQMPEVIWDRKNEEGGLKYLTIRKAQNTEDGILIFTFTDGYESHPSMEKFRNLCLTSLPQESLLFCYNRPKSEVSAFGRPEILRGKSTFTEQVLGETFQIPFDSFFQPNPKGFLPILSFIKERLPKSGKNLIDLFCGNGFFSLLYGGSFENVDGYELTESSIAIATETFQNRYPEKSHSFQIANLFMSTELLKPKEDATLILDPPRAGAGKLVNQWIRDFGPKHLFYVSCNPYSQKEDVSTFLPSYDFMDGILIDPYPHTPHTESVLFFQRKSV